A DNA window from Polyodon spathula isolate WHYD16114869_AA chromosome 18, ASM1765450v1, whole genome shotgun sequence contains the following coding sequences:
- the LOC121331206 gene encoding angiopoietin-related protein 3-like, whose protein sequence is MKSHYLLLFLFFSCTFSSKAEKDDSFTFSHTPTEMRSRFAMLDDVRILANGLLQLGHGLKDFVHKTKGQINEIFNKLNIFDRSFNNLSLQTNEIKEEEEQLKRTTTILQANNQEIKNMSLQIYSKINEILNDRSHLETKLGGLEERLNGLTHSLPQASELKEVSSLKNVIDSQDKNIQDLLKVVGEQHNQLNHQKNQIKDLEEKLSYGVFYENAEKSFSSKHGDEPRTMQYLPNNATNRTSENTGLPADCSDIYNSGVKTSGIYPIQPHQSEPFNVYCEMTEEAGWTVIQHRTDGSVDFDQPWEKYEHGFGALEREFWLGLEKIYSISQRGPSILHIDLADWRKEQRFMEYTFTLEGREQDYTLHLSQVKGELPDSMSNHNGMRFSTRDRDNDNKEDSNCAEDYSGGWWFNACGDTNLNGRYIPMRSKGRLDRRRGIYWKPGKGSSYPLVSTKIKIRPKQLESFD, encoded by the exons ATGAAGTCTCATTATcttctgctgtttttattcttttcctGCACGTTTTCCAGCAAAGCGGAGAAGGACGACTCCTTCACGTTCAGCCACACACCTACTGAAATGAGATCCAGGTTCGCCATGCTGGACGACGTCAGAATCTTAGCCAACGGCCTGCTGCAGTTGGGGCACGGCCTCAAAGACTTTGTTCACAAGACCAAGGGCCAGATCAACGAGATCTTCAACAAGCTCAACATCTTCGACAGGTCCTTCAACAACCTCTCCCTCCAGACCAACGAAATCAAAGAGGAGGAAGAACAGCTCAAGAGAACCACTACGATCCTGCAGGCCAACAACCAAGAGATCAAAAACATGTCGCTGCAAATATACTCCAAAATAAACGAGATCCTGAACGACCGCAGCCATCTGGAAACCAAGCTGGGAGGACTGGAGGAAAGACTGAACGGGCTCACCCACAGCCTGCCTCAAGCATCCGAGCTGAAAGAGGTGTCGTCTCTCAAG aATGTCATTGATAGCCAAGACAAAAATATCCAAGACCTTCTCAAAGTTGTAGGTGAACAACACAACCAGCTGAACCATCAGAAGAACCAAATCAAAGACCTGgaagaaaag CTCAGCTACGGTGTCTTCTACGAGAATGCAGAAAAGTCATTTTCCTCCAAGCACGGGGACGAGCCCAGAACAATGCAATACCTGCCAAACAACGCAACAAATCGAACCTCAGAAAACACTG GCCTCCCTGCAGACTGCAGCGACATTTACAACAGCGGAGTAAAGACCAGTGGCATTTATCCAATCCAGCCGCATCAGTCAGAGCCATTCAACGTGTACTGCGAAATGACAGAAG AGGCTGGCTGGACAGTTATCCAGCACAGAACAGACGGATCGGTGGACTTCGACCAGCCCTGGGAGAAATATGAACATGGATTTGGAGCTCTTGAAA GAGAATTCTGGCTAGGCTTGGAGAAGATCTATTCAATCTCCCAGCGAGGGCCCTCCATTCTCCACATTGACCTGGCAGACTGGAGGAAAGAGCAGCGCTTCATGGAGTACACGTTCACTCTGGAAGGCAGGGAGCAGGACTACACTCTCCACCTGAGCCAGGTCAAGGGTGAGCTCCCCGACTCAATGAGCAACCACAACGGGATGAGGTTCTCCACCAGGGACAGAGACAACGACAACAAGGAGGATTCCAACTGCGCCGAGGACTACTCAG gTGGATGGTGGTTTAATGCGTGCGGAGACACCAACCTGAACGGCAGGTACATCCCTATGCGCTCCAAGGGGCGCTTAGACAGGAGGAGAGGGATCTATTGGAAGCCGGGCAAAGGAAGCTCCTACCCTCTTGTATCCACTAAAATCAAAATACGCCCCAAACAGCTGGAAAGCTTTGACTAG